A genomic segment from Dermatobacter hominis encodes:
- a CDS encoding ATP-dependent DNA ligase, protein MRLPVLPPMRPMLAKATKEIPTGDLLYEPKWDGFRCIVFRDGDEVVLGSRNEKPLTRYFPELVGPITRMLPERCVMDGELVVPGPDGLDFDLLQQRIHPADSRVQMLAETTPAHLVLFDLIALDDLDLMPLPLRERRATLERLLDHVAPPLHLTPATHDPALATDWFERFDGSGFDGVMAKALDEPYVPDKRVQLKVKHHRTADCVVAGYRHHKDGGVGSLLLGLFDDADPPMLHHVGVASAFAASQRRTLAAELAPYETGGVESHPWRAWADAEAHTDGARMPGAPNRWSGGKASAEWVPLRCELVVEVTYENLTSGRFRHPARFVRWRPDKEPSQCDYAQLEHPPPVEYTQIFDVPA, encoded by the coding sequence GTGCGGCTCCCGGTCCTCCCACCGATGCGGCCCATGCTCGCGAAGGCCACCAAGGAGATCCCCACCGGGGACCTCCTCTACGAGCCGAAGTGGGACGGGTTCCGCTGCATCGTGTTCCGCGACGGCGACGAGGTGGTGCTCGGCAGCCGGAACGAGAAGCCGCTGACCCGCTACTTCCCGGAGCTGGTCGGACCGATCACCCGGATGCTCCCCGAGCGCTGCGTGATGGACGGCGAGCTCGTCGTCCCCGGCCCCGACGGACTCGACTTCGACCTGCTGCAGCAGCGGATCCACCCCGCCGACAGCCGCGTGCAGATGCTCGCCGAGACGACGCCGGCCCACCTCGTCCTCTTCGACCTCATCGCCCTGGACGACCTCGACCTCATGCCGCTGCCGCTGCGGGAGCGGCGGGCGACGCTGGAGCGCCTGCTCGACCACGTCGCCCCGCCCCTGCACCTCACGCCGGCCACCCACGACCCTGCGCTCGCCACCGACTGGTTCGAGCGCTTCGACGGGTCCGGCTTCGACGGCGTGATGGCCAAGGCGCTCGACGAGCCCTACGTCCCCGACAAGCGCGTCCAGCTCAAGGTGAAGCACCACCGCACGGCCGACTGCGTCGTCGCGGGGTACCGGCACCACAAGGACGGCGGCGTCGGGTCGCTCCTGCTCGGCCTGTTCGACGACGCCGATCCGCCGATGCTGCACCACGTCGGCGTGGCCTCCGCCTTCGCCGCGTCCCAGCGGCGGACGCTGGCCGCCGAGCTCGCGCCGTACGAGACGGGTGGCGTCGAGTCCCACCCGTGGCGCGCCTGGGCCGACGCCGAGGCCCACACCGACGGGGCCCGCATGCCGGGGGCGCCGAACCGGTGGTCCGGCGGCAAGGCCTCGGCCGAGTGGGTGCCGCTCCGCTGCGAGCTGGTGGTCGAGGTGACGTACGAGAACCTCACGTCGGGACGGTTCCGCCACCCGGCCCGGTTCGTGCGCTGGCGGCCCGACAAGGAGCCGAGCCAGTGCGACTACGCCCAGCTCGAGCACCCGCCGCCGGTCGAGTACACCCAGATCTTCGACGTCCCGGCCTGA
- a CDS encoding FAD-dependent oxidoreductase, with the protein MGTDDRRVAAVVVGAGTAGLNAALQLARRGLSVTVVESRPLGEGGARWDNGVLAWQYARAGLAPPTADEVHTGTGRTFLLGPADAGPVVVESPTEHADMRRLNDRLVALCRAERVDFLDRARDVSVELVDGRVRALALSAAPPDAAEAAPVRLEADLFVDAGGRRGVLRSQVPELAAWCPPVGRDVLCTASQFMLDVADADGARAFLDGHGATPGDGVTWVGLDGGFSALAVGVAADLGEVSVLTGAIASGEWGSGRTILDRFRGANPWIGEPRYGGDGLIPLRRPYARLGASGVALVGDAACQVFPAHGSGIGTGLMAGAVLAEQVGGAADPGADGALWAYQTAYHREHGGTLAAYDTFRRCNSAVGTDGVRRMFESGLFTADMGGSGLEQRWDEPSAAQSLSATRAYARDPGLARAMLPWLARCAVASRLGAAAPAEPDLGALRRWDRRLARVVGG; encoded by the coding sequence GTGGGCACGGACGACCGCCGCGTCGCCGCGGTCGTCGTCGGAGCCGGCACCGCCGGCCTGAACGCGGCCCTGCAGCTGGCGCGCCGCGGGCTGTCGGTCACCGTCGTCGAGTCGCGCCCCCTCGGCGAGGGTGGTGCCCGCTGGGACAACGGCGTGCTGGCCTGGCAGTACGCCCGGGCGGGGCTCGCCCCGCCGACCGCCGACGAGGTCCACACCGGGACCGGGCGCACGTTCCTGCTCGGCCCGGCCGACGCAGGGCCGGTGGTCGTCGAGTCGCCGACGGAGCACGCCGACATGCGGCGGCTCAACGACCGCCTCGTGGCGCTGTGCCGGGCCGAGCGCGTCGACTTCCTCGACCGCGCCCGTGACGTCTCGGTCGAGCTGGTCGACGGCCGCGTGCGAGCGCTGGCGCTGTCGGCGGCGCCGCCCGACGCCGCCGAGGCGGCGCCCGTGCGGCTCGAGGCCGACCTGTTCGTCGACGCCGGTGGGCGGCGCGGCGTCCTGCGCTCGCAGGTCCCGGAGCTCGCGGCCTGGTGCCCGCCCGTCGGGCGCGACGTGCTCTGCACCGCCAGCCAGTTCATGCTCGACGTGGCCGATGCCGACGGCGCCCGGGCGTTCCTCGACGGCCACGGCGCGACCCCCGGCGACGGCGTGACCTGGGTCGGCCTCGACGGCGGCTTCTCGGCGCTGGCCGTCGGCGTCGCCGCCGACCTCGGCGAGGTGTCGGTGCTGACCGGGGCGATCGCGTCGGGGGAGTGGGGGTCAGGCCGGACGATCCTCGACCGGTTCCGCGGCGCCAACCCCTGGATCGGCGAGCCCCGCTACGGCGGCGACGGCCTCATCCCGCTCCGACGGCCCTACGCCCGCCTCGGCGCGTCGGGGGTGGCGCTCGTGGGCGACGCCGCCTGCCAGGTCTTCCCCGCGCACGGCAGCGGGATCGGCACGGGCCTGATGGCCGGCGCGGTGCTGGCGGAGCAGGTCGGCGGCGCGGCCGATCCCGGCGCCGACGGGGCGCTCTGGGCGTACCAGACCGCGTACCACCGCGAGCACGGCGGCACGCTGGCGGCGTACGACACGTTCCGCCGCTGCAACAGCGCGGTGGGGACCGACGGCGTGCGCCGGATGTTCGAGAGCGGGCTGTTCACCGCCGACATGGGCGGGTCGGGGCTCGAGCAGCGCTGGGACGAGCCGTCCGCGGCGCAGTCCCTGTCGGCGACCCGGGCCTACGCTCGGGATCCCGGCCTGGCCCGGGCGATGCTCCCGTGGCTGGCGCGGTGCGCGGTGGCGTCCCGGCTCGGCGCCGCCGCCCCGGCGGAGCCCGACCTCGGGGCGCTGCGCCGGTGGGACCGCCGGCTGGCCCGCGTCGTCGGCGGCTGA
- a CDS encoding alpha/beta fold hydrolase, with protein MASGTSGTCRVDGIDIYWERSGSGRPTVFLNGSGMALQDSALLVQAFSGPFDLLALDHRGMGRSSVPPGPYSMADCAADVAGLLDGQGWDTCRVVGISFGGMVAQELAVTWPDRVERLALLCTSPGGAGGASYPLHELADLPPEDRLRKGAELLDTRFTPEFLAEHPDQQGLVDFLAAGQARERTSEQEEGARLQMEARSHHDVCDRLGAVSCPTLVASGRWDGIAPPVNGAYIAEHVPGAEQRLYDGGHAFFVQDPAALPDIIGFLAAD; from the coding sequence ATGGCCAGCGGGACGAGTGGCACCTGCCGCGTCGACGGGATCGACATCTACTGGGAGCGGTCCGGATCGGGGAGGCCGACCGTGTTCCTGAACGGCTCCGGCATGGCGCTGCAGGACTCCGCGCTCCTCGTCCAGGCCTTCAGCGGCCCGTTCGACCTCCTCGCCCTCGACCACCGGGGCATGGGCCGCTCGAGCGTCCCGCCCGGTCCCTACTCGATGGCCGACTGCGCCGCCGACGTCGCCGGCCTCCTCGACGGCCAGGGCTGGGACACCTGCCGCGTGGTCGGCATCAGCTTCGGAGGGATGGTCGCTCAGGAGCTGGCCGTGACCTGGCCCGACCGGGTGGAGCGGCTGGCCCTGCTGTGCACCTCGCCAGGGGGCGCGGGCGGGGCGTCGTACCCGCTGCACGAGCTCGCCGACCTGCCCCCGGAGGACCGGCTGCGGAAGGGGGCCGAGCTGCTCGACACGCGGTTCACCCCGGAGTTCCTGGCGGAGCACCCCGACCAGCAGGGCCTGGTCGACTTCCTCGCCGCCGGCCAGGCGCGGGAGCGCACCTCGGAGCAGGAGGAGGGCGCGCGGCTGCAGATGGAGGCGCGGAGCCACCACGACGTGTGCGACCGGCTCGGCGCGGTGTCGTGCCCGACCCTCGTCGCGAGCGGCCGGTGGGACGGCATCGCCCCGCCCGTCAACGGCGCCTACATCGCCGAGCACGTGCCGGGCGCCGAACAGCGCCTGTACGACGGCGGCCACGCCTTCTTCGTGCAGGACCCCGCCGCACTCCCCGACATCATCGGGTTCCTCGCCGCCGACTGA
- a CDS encoding 4Fe-4S dicluster domain-containing protein, whose amino-acid sequence MAGIAVITEACIGVKDRACVDVCPVQCIYEYDPATNTLVSEEEAGSGVIENSHQPVPDAIAVFGDSMLYVHPEECTSCTACYQPDVCPVGAIYPDERVPDGVARTAYNADDANKGHDHTFFIQINRDVFAD is encoded by the coding sequence ATGGCAGGGATCGCAGTGATCACCGAAGCGTGCATCGGGGTGAAGGACCGGGCCTGTGTCGACGTCTGCCCCGTGCAGTGCATCTACGAGTACGACCCCGCCACCAACACGCTCGTCTCCGAGGAGGAGGCGGGCAGCGGCGTCATCGAGAACTCGCATCAGCCGGTGCCCGATGCGATCGCGGTGTTCGGCGACTCGATGCTCTACGTGCACCCCGAGGAGTGCACGTCGTGCACGGCGTGCTACCAGCCCGATGTCTGCCCGGTCGGCGCCATCTACCCCGACGAGCGCGTGCCCGACGGGGTGGCGAGGACCGCGTACAACGCCGACGACGCCAACAAGGGGCACGACCACACGTTCTTCATCCAGATCAACCGCGACGTCTTCGCCGACTGA
- a CDS encoding MarR family winged helix-turn-helix transcriptional regulator gives MDVPDRLASKPTFLVTQAATVAHRLASEAFERAGARGYEYRVLVVLDDVGACSQADLGRSARMDRSDVTTTLDALEAEGRVRREPDPADARRKVATITASGRRRLGVIESELGRAQDRFTASLTAKDRQRLVELLTAVLADAGA, from the coding sequence GTGGACGTGCCCGACCGCCTCGCCTCCAAGCCGACGTTCCTCGTCACCCAGGCCGCGACCGTCGCCCACCGCCTGGCGTCGGAGGCGTTCGAGCGCGCCGGCGCCCGTGGCTACGAGTACCGGGTGCTGGTCGTGCTGGACGACGTCGGGGCGTGCAGCCAGGCCGATCTCGGTCGCTCGGCGCGGATGGACCGCAGCGACGTGACGACCACGCTCGACGCGCTCGAGGCCGAGGGCCGGGTGCGACGGGAGCCCGACCCCGCCGACGCCCGTCGCAAGGTCGCGACGATCACCGCCTCGGGCCGCCGCCGGCTGGGCGTGATCGAGTCGGAGCTGGGTCGGGCGCAGGACCGCTTCACGGCGTCGCTCACGGCGAAGGACCGCCAGCGGCTCGTCGAGCTCCTGACCGCGGTCCTGGCCGACGCCGGGGCCTGA
- a CDS encoding nuclear transport factor 2 family protein, whose protein sequence is MTTTTDPPRTDDLADLADRLALQELISGLGTWLDGHGGDPSSLYAPDVVASGPRHRIEGIDAVLARVGPGRDDGERSQHLHTDLVIALDGDRADITANQLVLAYREGEVPHRTAGLRVTYGARRQAEGWRIASAHIDLQWIIGDLPT, encoded by the coding sequence ATGACCACCACCACCGACCCGCCCCGGACCGACGACCTCGCCGACCTCGCGGACCGGCTCGCGCTCCAGGAGCTGATCAGCGGCCTCGGCACGTGGCTCGACGGCCACGGCGGCGATCCGAGCTCGCTGTACGCACCGGACGTCGTCGCGTCCGGCCCTCGCCACAGGATCGAGGGCATCGACGCGGTGCTGGCGCGCGTCGGGCCCGGCCGCGACGACGGCGAGCGCTCCCAGCACCTCCACACCGACCTGGTGATCGCGCTCGACGGCGACCGCGCGGACATCACCGCCAACCAGCTCGTGCTGGCCTACCGGGAGGGTGAGGTGCCGCACCGAACCGCCGGGCTCCGCGTCACCTACGGGGCACGCCGGCAGGCGGAGGGGTGGCGCATCGCGAGCGCCCACATCGACCTCCAGTGGATCATCGGGGACCTCCCGACCTGA
- a CDS encoding metallophosphoesterase family protein produces the protein MADPSDDLLPEPMPPEVMTVADDEVVVFHGPIATTWTDLPPDTDLDLDGVAVRTLPRRGELLATVATANDVHFGEIECGHIDGVDWETYTVEPGEPPYPETMNAAVVADMAARRPDAVVVKGDVTSDGTDEQVDRFLDVYGGAFGDDLMWVRGNHESYHHQQRGAWPVQERTLDGVVLAVLDTSRDATINGHLSAEQLEWLDELGARADRPVLVFGHHPVWNPAEERRREGVFGLVPGDTEALAEVFVRRPRLLGYFAGHTHRNNRVRLPGAGDVPFVEVGTVKDYPGSWAEYRVFDGLVLQVHRRVTAPDALDWSERTRGMFAGTYARYARGRLSDRCFAIEAR, from the coding sequence GTGGCGGACCCATCCGACGACCTGCTCCCCGAACCGATGCCGCCCGAGGTGATGACGGTCGCCGACGACGAGGTCGTCGTGTTCCACGGTCCGATCGCGACGACGTGGACGGACCTGCCGCCCGACACCGACCTCGACCTCGACGGCGTCGCGGTCCGCACCCTGCCCCGGCGTGGCGAGCTTCTCGCCACGGTCGCCACCGCGAACGACGTGCACTTCGGCGAGATCGAGTGCGGCCACATCGACGGCGTCGACTGGGAGACCTACACGGTCGAGCCCGGTGAGCCGCCCTACCCCGAGACGATGAACGCCGCCGTCGTGGCCGACATGGCGGCCCGGCGGCCCGACGCCGTCGTCGTGAAGGGCGACGTCACCTCCGATGGCACCGACGAGCAGGTCGACCGCTTCCTCGACGTCTACGGCGGGGCGTTCGGCGATGACCTGATGTGGGTCCGCGGCAACCACGAGAGCTACCACCACCAGCAGCGCGGGGCCTGGCCGGTGCAGGAGCGCACGCTGGACGGCGTCGTCCTCGCCGTGCTCGACACCTCACGGGACGCGACGATCAACGGGCACCTCTCCGCCGAGCAGCTCGAGTGGCTCGACGAGCTCGGCGCCCGGGCCGACCGGCCCGTGCTGGTGTTCGGCCACCACCCGGTGTGGAACCCGGCCGAGGAGCGCCGGCGCGAGGGGGTGTTCGGCCTCGTCCCCGGCGACACCGAGGCGCTGGCCGAGGTGTTCGTCCGCCGGCCGCGGCTGCTCGGCTACTTCGCCGGCCACACGCACCGCAACAACCGGGTGCGCCTCCCCGGCGCGGGCGACGTCCCGTTCGTCGAGGTCGGGACGGTCAAGGACTACCCCGGCTCGTGGGCGGAGTACCGGGTCTTCGACGGCCTCGTGCTGCAGGTGCACCGCCGGGTGACGGCGCCCGACGCGCTCGACTGGAGCGAGCGCACGCGGGGGATGTTCGCCGGCACCTACGCCCGCTACGCCCGGGGCCGCCTGTCGGACCGCTGCTTCGCGATCGAGGCCCGGTGA
- a CDS encoding LOG family protein, whose protein sequence is MTVPAPGASDRPPRLCVYCASNMGDDPAYADAAAEVGTELGRRGIDLVYGGGHVGLMGVVADRALAGGRSVTGVITEHLMKPEVAHGDLDELVVVEGMPERKRAMFERADAFLTLPGGVGTMEEMFEVLCWSYLGLHPKPMGLLNVGGYYDHLVAFLDHAVERGLCRPRIRELLVVGDEVGPLLDRLLPAGGVPLDGIAG, encoded by the coding sequence ATGACCGTCCCGGCCCCCGGAGCGAGCGACCGCCCTCCCCGGCTCTGCGTGTACTGCGCGTCCAACATGGGCGACGACCCCGCGTACGCCGACGCGGCCGCCGAGGTCGGCACCGAGCTGGGCCGGCGGGGCATCGACCTCGTGTACGGCGGCGGTCACGTCGGCCTCATGGGGGTCGTGGCCGACCGGGCGCTGGCCGGCGGGCGTTCGGTCACGGGCGTGATCACCGAGCACCTGATGAAGCCCGAGGTCGCGCACGGCGATCTGGACGAGCTCGTCGTCGTCGAGGGCATGCCGGAGCGCAAGCGGGCGATGTTCGAGCGGGCCGACGCGTTCCTGACGCTGCCGGGCGGCGTCGGGACGATGGAGGAGATGTTCGAGGTGCTGTGCTGGTCCTACCTGGGCCTGCACCCGAAGCCGATGGGGCTCCTCAACGTCGGCGGGTACTACGACCACCTCGTGGCCTTCCTCGACCACGCGGTCGAGCGCGGCCTCTGCCGCCCGCGCATCCGCGAGCTGCTCGTCGTCGGCGACGAGGTTGGCCCGCTGCTCGACCGGCTGCTGCCCGCCGGGGGCGTCCCGCTCGACGGCATCGCCGGCTGA
- a CDS encoding pyridoxamine 5'-phosphate oxidase family protein encodes MRLSEPDALGRLAESSHGVLSTVNPERGVDAVPVVFAVDDGFVGIPVDLVKPKGSTRLQRERNLEHDPRAALLVENWDSEDWSRLWWVRASVEFDPEPGASRSAALARGLARRYEQYGDQPFARLIVLRIVGVTGWSGHAG; translated from the coding sequence ATGCGCCTGAGCGAACCTGACGCGCTGGGCCGTCTCGCCGAGTCCTCCCACGGGGTGCTGTCCACCGTCAACCCGGAGCGCGGCGTCGACGCGGTTCCTGTCGTCTTCGCGGTCGACGACGGCTTCGTCGGCATCCCCGTCGATCTCGTCAAGCCGAAGGGCTCCACACGGCTGCAGCGCGAACGGAACCTCGAGCACGACCCGAGGGCAGCGCTCCTGGTGGAGAACTGGGACAGCGAGGACTGGTCACGGCTGTGGTGGGTCCGAGCGTCCGTCGAGTTCGACCCCGAGCCGGGCGCCAGCCGCTCGGCTGCGCTCGCACGCGGGCTGGCGAGGCGCTACGAGCAGTACGGCGACCAGCCGTTCGCCCGGCTCATCGTGCTCCGGATCGTCGGCGTGACCGGCTGGTCCGGTCACGCCGGCTGA
- a CDS encoding acyl-CoA carboxylase subunit beta, with protein sequence MEHPIRERVEDLAKRRELALTPGSQRSIDRQHERGKMLARERIDYLLDEGSFHELDMLARHRAGDALADRPYGDGVITGWGTVDGRKVFVFSQDFTVFGGALGEVFAEKIMKLMDLAMKVGAPVIGLNDGAGARIQEGVVSLASYGGIFFRNVKASGVTPQISVIMGPCAGGAVYSPVMTDFVFMVDETSYMFITGPDVVKQVTGEEVTQQELGGARTHTGTSGVAQFISPDDKACLDDVRYLLGFLPANNLEEPPVEPTADPADRRCEELYDLIPSSANQPYDMRDVVRTVVDDGDFFEYARDWAGSIICGFARLGGTSVGIVGNQPAMFAGVLDIESSSKAARFVRTCDAFNIPLVTFVDVPGFLPGVDQEHNGIIRHGAKLLYAYCEATVPRISVITRKAYGGAYVVMDSKSIGSDLAFAYPSAELAVMGAQGAVEIVNRRELAEAADPVARRAELIEAYEETFLNPWEATDRGYIDDVIDPAETRIKLIASLEVLRTKREDLPNRKHGNMPL encoded by the coding sequence ATGGAGCACCCCATCCGAGAGCGGGTCGAGGACCTCGCCAAGCGTCGTGAGCTCGCGCTCACCCCCGGTTCGCAGCGTTCGATCGACCGCCAGCACGAGCGGGGCAAGATGCTCGCCCGCGAGCGCATCGACTACCTCCTGGACGAGGGGTCGTTCCACGAGCTCGACATGCTGGCCCGCCACCGGGCCGGCGACGCCCTCGCCGACCGCCCGTACGGCGACGGCGTGATCACCGGCTGGGGCACCGTCGACGGCCGCAAGGTGTTCGTCTTCAGCCAGGACTTCACGGTGTTCGGCGGTGCGCTCGGCGAGGTCTTCGCCGAGAAGATCATGAAGCTGATGGACCTGGCCATGAAGGTCGGTGCCCCGGTGATCGGCCTCAACGACGGGGCCGGCGCCCGCATCCAGGAGGGCGTCGTCTCGCTCGCCAGCTACGGCGGCATCTTCTTCCGCAACGTGAAGGCCTCGGGCGTCACCCCGCAGATCAGCGTGATCATGGGCCCGTGCGCGGGCGGTGCGGTGTACAGCCCCGTGATGACCGACTTCGTGTTCATGGTCGACGAGACGTCGTACATGTTCATCACCGGCCCCGACGTGGTGAAGCAGGTGACCGGCGAGGAGGTCACGCAGCAGGAGCTCGGCGGCGCCCGCACCCACACCGGCACGTCGGGCGTGGCGCAGTTCATCTCGCCCGACGACAAGGCCTGCCTCGACGACGTCCGCTACCTGCTCGGCTTCCTCCCCGCCAACAACCTCGAGGAGCCCCCGGTCGAGCCGACCGCCGATCCGGCCGATCGCCGCTGCGAGGAGCTCTACGACCTCATCCCGAGCTCGGCCAACCAGCCCTACGACATGCGCGACGTCGTGCGCACGGTCGTCGACGACGGGGACTTCTTCGAGTACGCCCGGGACTGGGCCGGTTCGATCATCTGCGGGTTCGCCCGCCTGGGAGGGACGAGCGTCGGCATCGTCGGCAACCAGCCGGCCATGTTCGCCGGCGTGCTCGACATCGAGTCGTCGTCGAAGGCGGCCCGCTTCGTCCGCACCTGCGACGCGTTCAACATCCCGCTCGTCACCTTCGTCGACGTCCCCGGGTTCCTCCCCGGCGTCGACCAGGAGCACAACGGCATCATCCGCCACGGCGCCAAGCTGCTCTACGCCTACTGCGAGGCGACCGTGCCGCGGATCTCGGTGATCACCCGCAAGGCCTACGGCGGCGCCTACGTGGTCATGGACTCCAAGTCGATCGGGTCCGACCTGGCCTTCGCCTACCCCTCGGCCGAGCTGGCGGTGATGGGCGCCCAGGGCGCGGTCGAGATCGTGAACCGCCGCGAGCTGGCCGAGGCCGCCGATCCGGTGGCCCGTCGGGCCGAGCTGATCGAGGCCTACGAGGAGACCTTCCTCAACCCGTGGGAGGCCACCGACCGCGGCTACATCGACGACGTGATCGACCCGGCCGAGACCCGGATCAAGCTCATCGCCTCGCTCGAGGTGCTGCGCACCAAGCGCGAGGACCTGCCCAACCGCAAGCACGGCAACATGCCGCTCTGA
- a CDS encoding 5'-3' exonuclease — MQVHLVDGTYELFRYFYSPGGGHSNDAGEQVGAVRGVLRSLLTMLGDGATHLGVATDHVIESFRNDLWPTYKDGSGIDADLKRQFPWLEEAIAALGLTVWPMVEVEADDALGAAAAVAADDDRVEKVVICTPDKDLAQCVGGKVVQYDRRAQQFRDSEGVLEKYGVEPASIPDWLALVGDSADGFPGLQGWGAKTAATVLRRYGRIEDIPHAPGQWDVGVRGAAKLATTLHDEFEQALLFKTLATLVTDVEVGTVDEWRWDGPTDDLVGWADRLDAPDLVRNAHRIAEDRA, encoded by the coding sequence ATGCAGGTCCACCTGGTCGACGGCACCTACGAGCTCTTCCGCTACTTCTACTCGCCGGGCGGCGGGCACTCGAACGACGCCGGCGAGCAGGTCGGGGCCGTGCGCGGCGTGCTCCGCTCGCTGCTCACGATGCTCGGCGACGGCGCCACCCACCTTGGCGTCGCCACCGACCACGTGATCGAGTCGTTCCGCAACGACCTCTGGCCCACTTACAAGGACGGCTCGGGGATCGACGCCGATCTGAAGCGCCAGTTCCCCTGGCTCGAGGAGGCGATCGCCGCGCTGGGCCTCACCGTCTGGCCGATGGTCGAGGTCGAGGCGGACGACGCCCTCGGCGCCGCCGCAGCGGTGGCCGCGGACGACGACCGCGTCGAGAAGGTCGTGATCTGCACGCCCGACAAGGACCTCGCCCAGTGCGTCGGCGGCAAGGTCGTCCAGTACGACCGCCGGGCCCAGCAGTTCCGCGACAGCGAGGGCGTCCTGGAGAAGTACGGCGTCGAGCCGGCGTCGATCCCCGACTGGCTCGCCCTCGTCGGTGACAGCGCCGACGGGTTCCCCGGCCTCCAGGGCTGGGGCGCCAAGACCGCCGCGACCGTGCTGCGGCGCTACGGGCGCATCGAGGACATCCCGCACGCGCCGGGCCAGTGGGACGTCGGCGTCCGCGGCGCGGCGAAGCTGGCGACCACCCTCCACGATGAGTTCGAGCAGGCGCTGCTCTTCAAGACGCTGGCGACGCTCGTGACCGACGTCGAGGTCGGCACGGTCGACGAGTGGCGCTGGGACGGGCCCACCGACGACCTCGTCGGCTGGGCGGACCGCCTCGACGCGCCCGACCTGGTGCGCAACGCCCACCGCATCGCCGAGGACCGCGCCTGA
- a CDS encoding MerR family transcriptional regulator, with translation MAARTIGRLAEAAGVNVETIRYYERRGLIDQPERSPQGYRHYDDAALWRLSFIRRAKDLGFSLAEIAALLETDESGARSSARVLATASSRLAVVEQELADLEAVRTRLRALLDLCAGADGACLSLDSPVLRGTPTGA, from the coding sequence ATGGCAGCGCGCACCATCGGCCGGCTCGCGGAGGCGGCCGGCGTGAACGTGGAGACGATCCGGTACTACGAGCGGCGTGGGCTGATCGACCAGCCCGAGCGATCCCCGCAGGGCTACCGGCACTACGACGACGCGGCGCTGTGGCGGCTCTCGTTCATCCGCCGTGCCAAGGACCTGGGGTTCTCGCTCGCGGAGATCGCCGCCCTGCTCGAGACCGACGAGTCCGGGGCGCGGTCCTCGGCGCGGGTGCTGGCGACCGCCTCGTCGCGGCTGGCCGTGGTCGAACAGGAGCTCGCCGACCTCGAGGCCGTGCGCACCCGGCTGCGAGCACTGCTCGACCTGTGCGCCGGCGCCGACGGCGCCTGCCTCTCGCTCGACAGCCCGGTCCTGCGGGGAACGCCCACGGGGGCTTGA
- a CDS encoding thioredoxin family protein, which translates to MSTTHDPTTPSAASVDRLTSTSFDEEVMASDRPVLVDFTASWCPPCEQQTPVLHALADEQAARLRIVEVDVDESPDLARRHQVLSAPTMVLYVDGRIALTLVGARGRGRLLEDLDPFLG; encoded by the coding sequence ATGAGCACGACCCACGACCCCACCACCCCCTCGGCCGCATCGGTCGACCGCCTCACCAGCACCTCGTTCGACGAGGAGGTCATGGCGTCGGACCGGCCGGTCCTCGTCGACTTCACCGCGTCGTGGTGCCCGCCGTGCGAGCAGCAGACGCCCGTGCTCCACGCCCTCGCCGACGAGCAGGCGGCCCGGCTGCGCATCGTCGAGGTCGACGTCGACGAGAGCCCCGACCTCGCCCGCCGCCACCAGGTGCTCAGCGCGCCGACCATGGTGCTCTACGTCGACGGCCGCATCGCGCTGACCCTGGTCGGCGCCCGCGGCCGGGGCCGCCTCCTCGAGGACCTCGACCCCTTCCTGGGCTGA